The following nucleotide sequence is from Candidatus Parvarchaeota archaeon.
CTTAGGTTTTCAGTCATCCTAAGTGCGCTTACATTGGATTTTGCCTTTGCGTACTCTTTTCTTTCTGCCCACTTCGCAGGCAATTTGTTTATCAATTCTTTAAAATATGTAAAGTAGATTTTCCTTGCACTTAGCTTTGAGGCAGTCTCCATTTTCTTAAATGCTGTTGGAGCATCAACAATTTTCTGTGGTTTTCTGTGTGGGGCATTTGTCATTTGAGCATTTTGCATTTGTTGCACCATGTGGCATCGCCTCCATTATGTAAAATACCTGCAGGCTGTGTTTCACACTAATATATATTTTACCACAACTTGTATATAAAGCTATGTCCAGCTATGCATCTTACGACTCTTTGGCATAGGTTTATAAATGTGTCTAAAAGTAGATGAAAATGTAAACTACCGGATTTGTCTATTCTCTTCTTTGAGATGCAATTGTCTTTCTTGCTTTATTTTTGGCTCTATGCATGTCAGGCTATTTCCTTTTTAATCGCCTCTACTTTAATTTCAAGCTCCATCTTCTTTCTTAGCATATATACGTCTTTTTTCTTTTCAGGAAGCTTTTCAATCCATTCGATCGCTTTTGTGTAATTCTCAACTGCGCTTTTAAGTTGGGTTATTTTAAGTTGAGCTATTCTTTCTGGCAAATCCACATGTTTTTCATAGTGCCGTGCCGCTTTTTCAAAATATTTGCCGGCATCCTCGTATAATCCTGCGGTTTCCGCATTTCTTGCTGCTCGCGCATAGTGGTCTGCCTTTACTTTATCACCATTCTCAAGATATGCTATTTCCGCCCAACATTCGCTTGCAGCTTTAAATTTACCTTTATTTTCCAGTTTTATAGCCCTGTTATGCAGAAAATTCTTTACCTCTTCCTCTCCTGCTTTTTTAAACATTTTTGTGAAAAATCCATTTTCTTTTCCTGCCCTATATCCAAGCCAAAATGCATTGAGCCCAAATCTGCTCACTGCCCATTCGTTTGATTTCAAGTTAAAATGAAACTTTATTTTCCTGACAGCTGAAATTTTTTCCGCCTTGGCAGTCATATAGCTCATGGTTTCATCTCCTTTTGAATTTTTTTCCTTCCATTTACACCTTATTTATACCACAGGAAATATATAAAACCAGCGCAAAACCTGCATTGGTCGTGGTTTTATTAACTGACACCGCTTTCCCGCCTTTCTTGTACATTCAATTTTTTTGCAAAACTGCGCGTCAAAGATCTGTTTTCAAAAGAAGCGTTTCTTCGAGTTGATGCCTGGGTCTCCCAGTCTGCTTCTTAAACCCAAATCAGCAAAATTGCTTTTATGGAAAAGCAGCAGGAAAGCATCGGCACAGGGCAGCAACAAGCCCATGCCCAGTTCCCAATTCTCAAGAACAAATCACTTGTGCCGCGCCAGTACCAGGTTGAAATATGCAGGTCAATCATTGAGAAGGGAAGCACGCTTGTTGTTCTTCCAACCGGCCTTGGCAAAACCCTCATTGCCTTTCTTGCAATGGGTCACTTTTTGCAAGAGGGGAAATGCGTGTTTCTTGCGCCAACCAAACCACTTGTCCAGCAACATTACAGGCGGATTCTTGAGGACTTGGATGTTGGTGGAGAGGACGTGGCACTTGTTTCAGGCGAAATAAAGCCAGAGCAAAGAGCGGACTTATGGAAGAGGAAAATTGCGGTATGCACCCCCCAAACACTCAAAAACGACGTGGAGGCTGGAAGGGCCGTTTTTGACTATGCATTTTGCGTTTTTGACGAGGCTCACCGCACGACTGGCTTGTATGCATATACCCACCTTGCAAAGCTTGCGGTGCAGCAAGGCACTGTTGTGCTTGCAATGACTGCCTCACCAGGCTCAAACATGAAAAAAATCGCGCCTCTTGTTGAAGCATTGGGGATAAAAAACGTCCAAATAAGAACAGATGAAGACGAGTCAGTTGCAAAGTACGTCCAGAAAGTGCAGATAAACTATGTGCCGGTTGAGCTGGACTCTAGGCTTTGGCAAATTCGCCAGTCGCTTGAAAAAATCATACAGCAGCACTTTGACACCCTGTGCTCTATGGGCTTTGTTGGAAAGTTCAAGTCAAAAAAAGGGCTTTTGGAGCTTCGCGACAGGATAATAAGAAGCACCTCGCACATGCGTTATTCGGCCCTCTCGTATTTCACGACGCTTTTCAACCTAGTTCATGCGCAGGAGCTTTTTGAGACACAGGGGGTCGCCACCTTCCTCTCATACATTGAAAAGCTCAAGTCAAGGCAGCAGACAAAAGGAATAGA
It contains:
- a CDS encoding DEAD/DEAH box helicase, which translates into the protein MEKQQESIGTGQQQAHAQFPILKNKSLVPRQYQVEICRSIIEKGSTLVVLPTGLGKTLIAFLAMGHFLQEGKCVFLAPTKPLVQQHYRRILEDLDVGGEDVALVSGEIKPEQRADLWKRKIAVCTPQTLKNDVEAGRAVFDYAFCVFDEAHRTTGLYAYTHLAKLAVQQGTVVLAMTASPGSNMKKIAPLVEALGIKNVQIRTDEDESVAKYVQKVQINYVPVELDSRLWQIRQSLEKIIQQHFDTLCSMGFVGKFKSKKGLLELRDRIIRSTSHMRYSALSYFTTLFNLVHAQELFETQGVATFLSYIEKLKSRQQTKGIERILKDSRIKAIVQSLETGGEHPKLAKLVELLENVRGQKTIVFVQYRAQISTIVAKLCSLGFKAQRFVGKKEGVTQAIQRQTMEKFRSGEFDILVASSIGE